A region of Salmo salar chromosome ssa17, Ssal_v3.1, whole genome shotgun sequence DNA encodes the following proteins:
- the LOC106609638 gene encoding troponin I, slow skeletal muscle isoform X2, producing the protein MNPKLIDKPKSKITASRKLSLKIMLLTRAMEQLEQETQDRDEEKLSYLGERLPPLQLSGLSLAELQDLCKQLHGKIDVVDEERYDCEAKVTKHNKDIHELKLKVQDLGGKFKKPALRKVRVSADEMMRALLGTKHKGSMDLRSNLKSVKKEDTNKDKDKVLTSEVTDWRKNVEAMSGMEGRKKMFDASGGQ; encoded by the exons ATGAATCCCAAGTTAATTGACAAG CCGAAGTCGAAGATTACGGCTTCGCGTAAGCTCTCCCTGAAG ATCATGCTGCTCACCAGGGCGATGGAGCAGCTGGAACAGGAGACGCAGGACAGGGATGAGGAGAAACTGAGCTACCTGGGAGAGCGACTGCCCCCCCTGCAGCTCTCTGGACTGTCATTGGCTGAGCTACAG GACCTATGCAAGCAGCTCCATGGAAAGATAGATGTGGTAGATGAGGAGAGATACGATTGTGAGGCCAAAGTGACCAAGCACAATAAAGAC ATCCATGAGTTGAAGCTGAAGGTGCAGGACTTAGGAGGGAAGTTTAAGAAGCCCGCCCTGAGGAAGGTGCGCGTCTCTGCAGACGAGATGATGAGAGCTTTGCTGGGAACCAAACACAAAGGCTCTATGGACCTCAGGTCCAACCTCAAGTCTGTCAAGAAGGAAGACACCAACAAGGACAAAGACAAG GTGCTCACGTCTGAGGTGACCGACTGGCGTAAGAATGTGGAGGCCATGTCTGGCATGGAGGGCCGCAAGAAGATGTTCGACGCATCTGGCGGCCAGTAA
- the LOC106609638 gene encoding troponin I, slow skeletal muscle isoform X1, with protein sequence MADDEEQDKPRPMNPKLIDKPKSKITASRKLSLKIMLLTRAMEQLEQETQDRDEEKLSYLGERLPPLQLSGLSLAELQDLCKQLHGKIDVVDEERYDCEAKVTKHNKDIHELKLKVQDLGGKFKKPALRKVRVSADEMMRALLGTKHKGSMDLRSNLKSVKKEDTNKDKDKVLTSEVTDWRKNVEAMSGMEGRKKMFDASGGQ encoded by the exons ATGGCTGATGA TGAG GAGCAAGACAAACCCAGGCCAATGAATCCCAAGTTAATTGACAAG CCGAAGTCGAAGATTACGGCTTCGCGTAAGCTCTCCCTGAAG ATCATGCTGCTCACCAGGGCGATGGAGCAGCTGGAACAGGAGACGCAGGACAGGGATGAGGAGAAACTGAGCTACCTGGGAGAGCGACTGCCCCCCCTGCAGCTCTCTGGACTGTCATTGGCTGAGCTACAG GACCTATGCAAGCAGCTCCATGGAAAGATAGATGTGGTAGATGAGGAGAGATACGATTGTGAGGCCAAAGTGACCAAGCACAATAAAGAC ATCCATGAGTTGAAGCTGAAGGTGCAGGACTTAGGAGGGAAGTTTAAGAAGCCCGCCCTGAGGAAGGTGCGCGTCTCTGCAGACGAGATGATGAGAGCTTTGCTGGGAACCAAACACAAAGGCTCTATGGACCTCAGGTCCAACCTCAAGTCTGTCAAGAAGGAAGACACCAACAAGGACAAAGACAAG GTGCTCACGTCTGAGGTGACCGACTGGCGTAAGAATGTGGAGGCCATGTCTGGCATGGAGGGCCGCAAGAAGATGTTCGACGCATCTGGCGGCCAGTAA